The Parambassis ranga chromosome 14, fParRan2.1, whole genome shotgun sequence genome includes a window with the following:
- the LOC114445812 gene encoding 15-hydroxyprostaglandin dehydrogenase [NAD(+)]-like, with translation MALEGKTAVVTGAAMGIGKAMTEILLQNGAKVVLLDVNATAGESLKEALNKEYGQKTLFLNCDVESEEQLKAAFQKAADTFGRIDILCNNAGILNEATWEKTVSINLMGVIRGSYLALEHMNKMSGGQGGVIVNTASMAGIGPFLSCPVYTATKSGVVGFTRAMAAASVASGYGIRFNALCPGFVQTELMSNIVDRLGRFSHLTDATHKLVEKMGVLSVSEVAECLLELVTDETKNGEALVVFPKGKKYVTFSSLLQ, from the exons ATGGCTCTGGAGGGTAAAACCGCTGTGGTGACCGGAGCAGCGATGGGCATAGGAAAAGCAATGACGGAGATTCTGCTGCAGAACGGTGCCAAG GTAGTCCTCCTGGACGTGAACGCAACAGCAGGAGAGAGTTTAAAAGAAGCCCTGAACAAAGAGTACGGACAGAAGACTTTGTTCCTGAACTGTGATGTGGAGTCAGAAGAGCAGCtcaaag ctgcCTTTCAGAAAGCTGCAGACACCTTTGGAAGAATAGACATCCTGTGCAACAACGCCGGCATCCTGAACGAGGCCACATGGGAGAAAACCGTCTCCATAAACCTG ATGGGTGTGATCAGGGGGAGTTACCTGGCTCTGGAGCACATGAACAAGATGAGTGGAGGTCAGGGAGGAGTCATCGTCAACACAGCATCCATGGCAG GCATCGGCCCTTTTCTGAGCTGTCCTGTGTACACGGCCACGAAGAGCGGAGTGGTGGGCTTCACTCGAGCCATGGCA GCTGCCTCTGTGGCATCAGGCTACGGTATCCGCTTCAACGCCCTGTGTCCAGGTTTCGTCCAAACTGAACTCATGTCCAACATAGTAGACAGACTGGGACGGTTCTCCCACCTGACCGACGCCACCCACAAACTAGTTGAGAAGATGGGGGTATTAAG tgTGTCTGAGGTAGCCGAGTGCCTGCTGGAGCTGGTGACAGACGAGACGAAGAATGGCGAGGCCCTGGTGGTGTTTCCAAAAGGAAAGAAATACGTGACATTTTCCTCACTCCTCCAGTAG